From Roseateles sp. SL47:
AGCAGCGAGCGGGCCCAGGCATCCGCCTCGCGGGCGGGCGTCTGGCCGCTGGTCTTGATGCGGTCCAGCAGTTCCGCCACGCGGCCGCGGATCTGGGCCACTTCGTTCATGACGGCGGTTTCTTCACCTTCACCACGGTATTCGCGGGCCACGCTGATGATGCCCCCCGCGTTGACCAGGTAGTCCGGCAGGTAGGTGATGCCACGCGCTTGCAGGGCGTCGCCGTCAGCGGCGGTGGCCAGCTGGTTGTTGGCAGCACCAGCAATCAGTTGAGCGCGCAGGGCCGGGATGGACTGGCTGTTGAGCACGGCGCCCAGGGCGCAGGGCGCAACAACGTCAACCTCAGCGGCCAGGATGTCGGTGACGCTGACAGCCGTGGCGCCGAATTCGGCTTGTGCGCGGCTGACCTTGTCGGCATTGACGTCCGCCACCACCAGCTTGGCGCCGGCCTTGTGGAGATAGTCAGCCAGGTGCCAACCCACGGCGCCCAGGCCTTGCAAGGCCACACGGACCCCTTCCAGCGACTGGCTGCCCATGACGCGGCGAACACCTTCGTCGATGGAGACAAACACACCGTAGGCGGTCTTGGGGCTGGGGTCGCCGCCGAAGGCGCCTTCACGGGGGATGCCCGACACATACTGGGTGGTGGCCATCATGCCGGTCATGTCGGCGGTGGTGGTGCCCACGTCCTCAGCGGTGATGTAGGCACCGGAGAGCGATTGCACAGCACGGCCAAAGGCAGCAAACAGGGCCGGGCGGTCGAAGTGGCCCGCAGGCTTGATGATGACGGCCTTGCCACCACCGAACGGCAGGTTGGCCAGCGCATTTTTCAGGCTCATGCCCTGCGAGAGGCGCAGCGCATCATTGAGCGCAGCCAGTTCGTTGTCGTAGCTCCAGAAGCGGCAACCACCAAAGGCCGGGCCACGGGCCGTGCTGTGGACAGCCAGAATGGCCCGCAGCCCCGTTTGGGGGTCCGCCGCCAGCAGCACCTGCTCGTGCGGGGGCTGGTCGGGCAGGCCGAAGAGCGAGGTGGGAAGGGAGTCAGAGGCGCCGGCCGCAAGGGCTCGGGCAATGTCGGTGAGGGCGTTCATGCGAGGACCTGCACTTGTGATGCTTGAAAAATGGCTGCAAGAGCAGCAGCCGGAGGCTCCGGGCGCTTGTGGCGGTGGAGTGGAGGGAGTGTAGAAGACCCGGGGTGGGGCGGGAGGGGGCTTCTCCAATGCAAGTTTTGCATTGGGTGCTGCTTTTTGTCGGGGGTCTTGGGACTGTTGGGGCTGTTGGGGGGGCGGGGGTTTTTGGGGGGAGGTTCACCGTGGTTGGCGTGGATGAGGGAGCCGGGGGGCCTTTCCCTTCATGTCCCTTCTGTCTGGCTTCGCCAGCCATTCATTCCTTGACTTCCGGGAAAGGCCCCCCGGCTCCCTCATCCAGACCGAGGTTTGCCAACAGGCCAATGTGCGCGTGCCATCCTCAAGACGTTCTTGGGGAAGGTCACGGGCCCATGAAGGAGTCGGCGCGCAAAGTCACCACCAAGGTGTCACGGTGGCCAGCATGGTGGGGGTCCAGCGGCTGAATGGGCGTGGTCTCATGGATGACACGTTCGTCATCCAGTAGCAGCAAGGTCCACGGCTCCATCATGGTGAAGCGCTGGCCCCGCGGACCATCGGCCTCAAAGACCCTCGATTCGCCGCCCTTGATGCCAGTGCGGCCCAGCATGAAGACAGCGACAAGGTCGACGCCATCACGGTGAGCACCTTCCGGCGTGGGGCGGCCAATGCCACCCGCCGTGTCGATGCGGAATTGGTGCGCTTCCACAAACCATGGCCGCACACCCTTGAGCCGGTCGGCCACGCTCGCCAGACCCAGCAACAGACGCGGCCAGATGGGCAGGTCTATGGCCGCAGGCGCCATGGGCTCGAACATGCGTTCAATGCCACCGTGCAAGGCGTTGTAGTCCAGCGGCTGCCAGTGCGCACGGTGCGGCGCCAGGCGCACCGCCGGGTCGGCCTGGGCGTCCACCACAAAGCTGGAGTGGCGACGGAAGCGGTAGTGACCACCATCCCGGAGGTAAACGTCCGGCGGCAGGTCATTCCAGAAGCCCTGCAGTGACCTCAAGTCATTGGCCTGGCAGTGCAGCCAGTGCGTCAGGCTCTCCGGGGCAATGACGGTATGGCCCAGGTCAGAGAGTTGTTGCTCAAACTGGGCGGCGCTGGAGTAGGGCGGCGGGAAATGCTTCATGTCCATCAGTATGGACCGGCTCGCCGCACTCGGCACTTTCCCCAACGTGAGTCAGGATTTGTGTGTGCGGCCAGCAGGTGCGCTGGATCAGCAACCAGAAAAGTCAGCCCCAAAAATGCAAGGGGAGACAGCACTTGTGACGTCCGGGGTGACTTCTGGCATGGCGGCCAGCTTGACGGCCAGAATGACGATGGGTTCCATCGTCCATCGTGTAGCGGCCCGGAAGACACTGTGTGTGTCAGGCGCGGTGCTTGTCCGCCTCGGACGTGAATGCGTCCGCATAGAACTCTTCCGCCGGCAGGCCGCATTGCACCGAAAAGTCGCGTTGGGCGGACTCCACCATGATCGGCGCCCCGCAGGCGTAGACCTGGTGGCGCGAGAGATCCGGCAGGTCCGCCATCACAGCCTGGTGGACAAAACCCGTGCGCCCCGTCCAGGCGTCGTCCGGCTTGGCCTCAGAGAGCACCGGGACGTAGGTGAGGGTGGGCATGGCCGCTGCCGCTTGCACCGCCCAGTCGTGCAGGTAGAGGTCGGCCTTGGAGCGGGCCCCCCAGTAGAGATGCACCGGGCGGGTGATGCCTTCGTCCTGCAGGCGCTCAATGATCGCCTTGATCGGCGCAAAGCCGGTGCCAGAGGCGAGCAGCACGATGGGCTTGTCGCTGTCCTCGCGCAGGAAGAAGCTGCCGAACGGCCCTTCCATGCGCAGGATGTCCTTTTCTTTCAACGCGGTGAAGACGTGGTCGGTGAACTTGCCGCCAGGCATGTGACGGATGTGCAGTTCGATGGCCGGAGGCGTGCCCAGGCGGCTGGGTGCATTTGCCATGGAATAGCTGCGCCGCGCGCCATCACGCAGGATGAATTCGACATACTGGCCGGCACGATATTGCAACTGCTGGTTGGCAGGCAGTTGCAGCTTGAGCACCGCCACGTCCGGCGCCGGCTTGTCCATGGCCAGCACACGGCTGGGCAACTTCAGCACCGGGAATTCGCCTGCACCCGGCACCGTGCGGGCCTCCACCGTGCAGTCGGTGTGCGGGCGGGCACAGCAGGTGAGGATGAAGCCCTGCGCTTCCTCCTCTGCGGATAAAGCCTTGCTCTGGTGCTCGCCGTGCGTGACGTTCCCCTCCACCAGCTTGCTCTTGCAGGAACCGCAGGCGCCGTCCTTGCAGCCATAAGGCAGACCAATGCCCTGGCGGATGGCCGCAGCCAGCAAGGTTTCGTCAGCATCGACGGAATAAGCGCGGCCGCTGGGCAGGACGGTGACCTGGAAACTCATGATGGGCTTTTGGCGAGGCTCGGGTTGGTGAGCCAAACCGAGCGAGGGTGAACAAAATGCGGGAAGACTTCGGACGCATCCATGCATCCGGCCAAACCGCTATTTTGCCTGATGCCATTCCGGAGTTCGCCGACCTGGTGTGCGGTCCCGCAAGTCGCTGCCAAAAGTCACGGCCCAAAATGAAACCGATGGATTGACCTGGGACGTTTCCTGTAGCCAGAGCAAGGCCCGAAGCACAGCGATGCCCGTTGGCATCGCGAGGATTCGCAACGCGGCACGGGCGCGAAAGACGCGGTTTCATTGGCAGGAACTTGTGGGACCTCACACTAGGCATCGGCTGCCGACGTCGCCCCATGAAGTCTGCCCCCGGCGCTTCTACACTCGCTCCCTCTCATCCACCGGTGTGACCCACTCATGTTTGCCAGCCTCTCCCACCCAAGCCGTCAGCGCCGCCAGCGCCTGTTGATCATCGGATGTGGTGATGTGGGGCAGCGGGTGCTCAAATTGCTGCGCGGGCGCTGGCAGATCTACGCGTTGACCAGCCAGGTGTCTCGCGCGCCCGCGCTGCGGGCGGCCGGGGCCATTCCGCTGGTGGGCAATCTGGATGATCCCGCCACGCTGGGGCGTCTGGCCGGCCTGGCGGACCGGGTGCTGCACCTGGCGCCCCCCACCCGCGAAGGCCATCACGACGATCGCACCCGGCATTTGCTCCAGGCCTTGTCTCGCCACACCGTGCCGCTGCAGCTGGTGTATGCCAGTACCACCGGCGTCTATGGAGACTGTGGTGGTGCGCGATTTGACGAAACCCGGCCGGTCAATCCCCGCAATGACCGGGCCTGGCGGCGGGTGGATGCAGAAGCCCAGTTGCGGGCGTGGGGGCGTCGCAGTGGCTGTGCAGTGACTGTGTTGCGGGTGCCTGGCATCTACGCGCTGGATCGGGAGGGCGGAGACCCGCGAGAACGTGTGGCCCGAGGCGTGCCGGTGCTGCGGCCCGAGGACGATGTCTACACCAACCACATCCATGCCGATGACCTGGCCCGCGCCTGCGTGCTCGCCCTGTTGAAGGGGCGGCCCCAGCGGGTGATCCATGCCAGCGACCACAGCGAAATGCGCATGGGCGACTACTTCACGATGGTGGCCGCGCTGGCCGGACTGCCCGCACCCGCACGAATCAGCCGAGAGCAGGCCGCCGGCAGCATGTCCACCATGCAGATGAGTTTCCTGAGCGAGTCCCGGCGCCTGATCAATCAGCGCCTGACCCGGGAACTGGGGCTGAAGCTGCGGTACCCCACGCCCCGTGAGGCGCTGTCAGCAGCCGCCGTCAGCGGCGGCGACCGCCCCGCCAGTAGTTGTACATGAGCCATGCCCCCAGCATGCCGCCCAGGTGGGCGAAGTGGGCAATGCCGGTCGCGCCCGAGATGCCCAGCAGCAGTTCCAGCGCACCGAAGATGGCCACGAACACCTTGGCCTTCATCGGGATGGGGGGGAACAGCGGCATGATCACGCGGTCCGGGAACATCAGCCCGTAGGACAGCAGCAGCCCGAACAGCGCCCCAGAGATGCCGACGGTGGGTGCAGACGTGCCCATGATCAAGGTGAAGACCAGTTGGGCCGCTGCGCCCGTCAGGGCACTGGCCGCCAGCAGCTGCGCGTAGCGCTTGCCGCCCCACACGGTCTCCAGCTCGGCGCCGAACATCCACAGGCCGAGCATGTTGAAGAACAGGTGAAGGGAGTCGCCGTGCAGGAAGGCGTAGGTGAAGGGCTGCCAAAAATTGAACAGGCCTGTGTTCAGAGGCCAGAGCGCCAGGGCATTTTTCAATGGCGCCAGTTCAATCCGGGCGAGGGAGAATAGGCAGAACAAGCCGACGCACAAGAGCATCAGTGCTTTGGTGACCGGAGGAATGAATGGCATTGTTCCGATGTCTCCTACAGCGGGAAGAAGTCGAAACACAGTGTAGCCCCGACTCGCGGGTTGCCGTGCGCTTCACGGCCCGCGCATGCTGCGGCAGGACGGCGAGGCGAGTTCGGATTCGCCACGGGCTGCCAACGGCAGTCGGGACAAACAAGAATGTGGCGATCGGGGGGCGGGGGAGAACTGAGCGCGAGGCTCAAGGCGCGGCGTGCAGAACGCGCCGTTCAAAACGCGCCGTTCAAAGCGCGGGGTTCGAGATGCAGGGGTCGAGACGCGGGGTTCAAGAACTCGGCTACTCAGCGGATGCAGCTCTTGCACCTGATCTTGCGCCTGATCTTGCACCTGATGCAGCTCTTGGAGTTGATGCAGCTCACGCAGGCGGCTGATGTACATGTGGCACATGCTGCACGTGCTGCACGTATTGGCACGGTGAGCCTCTGCAGGTGTTTCTGACGTCGCATTTGGGCTTGGTGCCCGGAGTCGGACTCGAACCGACACGCCTTGCGGCGGGGGATTTTGAGTCCGGACCCAAAAAACCGATGGATTGGCTGCGAAAGCTTCGATTTGTTCCGCATTTCCCGCGATCGACCGCCCTCTGAAGTTTTGCCCATGCGGAAGGGAAGATCCGATCCACGCCAGGGCAGTTTTGGCAGGATGGCGGTGCGCAAGGGGTGCCGAACTTTAATGCCCGCAATAGGAAGGTTGCTCATGCTCGGCGGTGCCTTGCCATGTGACTGCTATGAAACCTAGTGCGTACCTTTGCCCTGGTAAGACTGATCAGTCACATCGGTTGGCGTCCGATACGATGTGCATATCTAAGAGGGGGAGCTACAGTGACATCGCAAATCAACCTTGCGCTTCTTCGGATCGCAAAGCGCGCAGAACGGCAGGACGACGCGACCCTTGCTCGAACATTTGTTGACTTCGGAGCCGTGGTCGCTGCCTTGTCTTCGGTGGACCATCACATCATCTTCGGCCGGCGCGGCACCGGGAAGACGCATCTGTTGACTGTGCTGCGAAAAAGTCGAGAGCAAGAGGGTACTGTTGCTATGCAACTCGACATGCGCAATCTTGGATCGACCGGAGGTGTGTATGCCGATCCGTCAATTCCGGTTACGCAGAGAGCGACCCGGCTGCTTATCGACGTTCTGGCCGCAATCCACGGGCAACTTTTCGAGCAGGCGATCGCGAACGAGGCTCGCGTGGATTTAGGAGTTGTGGGGCCAGTACTTGACGAATTCTTCGAAGCCCATCGGGCCGTGAAGGTAGTCGGTACTACGACTGTTGAGACTACGGCGGCGGCGGAAAATTCCTACGGCGCGGAAGCGAAGGTCGGCGCGAGCGTATCGCTTTCCGCAGCCAATCTTGCCGGCGAGTTCAAGGCAATGGACGGCGGCAAGGAAGC
This genomic window contains:
- a CDS encoding Leu/Phe/Val dehydrogenase, which encodes MNALTDIARALAAGASDSLPTSLFGLPDQPPHEQVLLAADPQTGLRAILAVHSTARGPAFGGCRFWSYDNELAALNDALRLSQGMSLKNALANLPFGGGKAVIIKPAGHFDRPALFAAFGRAVQSLSGAYITAEDVGTTTADMTGMMATTQYVSGIPREGAFGGDPSPKTAYGVFVSIDEGVRRVMGSQSLEGVRVALQGLGAVGWHLADYLHKAGAKLVVADVNADKVSRAQAEFGATAVSVTDILAAEVDVVAPCALGAVLNSQSIPALRAQLIAGAANNQLATAADGDALQARGITYLPDYLVNAGGIISVAREYRGEGEETAVMNEVAQIRGRVAELLDRIKTSGQTPAREADAWARSLLVKPAAKA
- a CDS encoding 2OG-Fe dioxygenase family protein, translating into MDMKHFPPPYSSAAQFEQQLSDLGHTVIAPESLTHWLHCQANDLRSLQGFWNDLPPDVYLRDGGHYRFRRHSSFVVDAQADPAVRLAPHRAHWQPLDYNALHGGIERMFEPMAPAAIDLPIWPRLLLGLASVADRLKGVRPWFVEAHQFRIDTAGGIGRPTPEGAHRDGVDLVAVFMLGRTGIKGGESRVFEADGPRGQRFTMMEPWTLLLLDDERVIHETTPIQPLDPHHAGHRDTLVVTLRADSFMGP
- a CDS encoding CDP-6-deoxy-delta-3,4-glucoseen reductase, coding for MSFQVTVLPSGRAYSVDADETLLAAAIRQGIGLPYGCKDGACGSCKSKLVEGNVTHGEHQSKALSAEEEAQGFILTCCARPHTDCTVEARTVPGAGEFPVLKLPSRVLAMDKPAPDVAVLKLQLPANQQLQYRAGQYVEFILRDGARRSYSMANAPSRLGTPPAIELHIRHMPGGKFTDHVFTALKEKDILRMEGPFGSFFLREDSDKPIVLLASGTGFAPIKAIIERLQDEGITRPVHLYWGARSKADLYLHDWAVQAAAAMPTLTYVPVLSEAKPDDAWTGRTGFVHQAVMADLPDLSRHQVYACGAPIMVESAQRDFSVQCGLPAEEFYADAFTSEADKHRA
- a CDS encoding NAD-dependent epimerase/dehydratase family protein, producing the protein MFASLSHPSRQRRQRLLIIGCGDVGQRVLKLLRGRWQIYALTSQVSRAPALRAAGAIPLVGNLDDPATLGRLAGLADRVLHLAPPTREGHHDDRTRHLLQALSRHTVPLQLVYASTTGVYGDCGGARFDETRPVNPRNDRAWRRVDAEAQLRAWGRRSGCAVTVLRVPGIYALDREGGDPRERVARGVPVLRPEDDVYTNHIHADDLARACVLALLKGRPQRVIHASDHSEMRMGDYFTMVAALAGLPAPARISREQAAGSMSTMQMSFLSESRRLINQRLTRELGLKLRYPTPREALSAAAVSGGDRPASSCT
- a CDS encoding rhomboid family intramembrane serine protease, yielding MPFIPPVTKALMLLCVGLFCLFSLARIELAPLKNALALWPLNTGLFNFWQPFTYAFLHGDSLHLFFNMLGLWMFGAELETVWGGKRYAQLLAASALTGAAAQLVFTLIMGTSAPTVGISGALFGLLLSYGLMFPDRVIMPLFPPIPMKAKVFVAIFGALELLLGISGATGIAHFAHLGGMLGAWLMYNYWRGGRRR